Below is a genomic region from Deltaproteobacteria bacterium.
TCGTCGGAGGCGAGGAAGAGGATGGCGCGCGCCACCTCCTCGCGCCGCCCGAAGCGGCCGACCGGGACGGCCGCGCGCGCCCGCTCCTCGCGCTCGGGCGCCCCGCCGAGCGCGCGCGCGAGCGCGGGCGTGGCGATGAGCCCCGGGCAGACGGCGTTCACGCGGATGCCGGCCGGCGCCAGCTCGAGCGCCGCGGTGCGCGTCAGGTTGATCATGCCGGCCTTGGCGGCGTTGTAGGCGACGAGGCCCCGATCGCCGCCGAGGCCCGAGATCGAGGCGACGTTGACGACGGCACCGCCGCCCTGCGCGCGCATGATCGGCGCCACCGCCTGAAGGCCCGTGAACGCGGCGGTGAGCGTCACCGCCAGGGTGCGCGTCCAGGCGTCGAGGGCAAAGCGCTCGATCGGGCCGAGGCTGGTCGCGAAGGCGTTCGACACCAGCACGTCGATCCGGCGATGGGCGGCGACCGTGCGCTCGACCAGCGCGCGTACCGCCGCGGCGTCGGCCA
It encodes:
- a CDS encoding SDR family oxidoreductase, translated to ADAAAVRALVERTVAAHRRIDVLVSNAFATSLGPIERFALDAWTRTLAVTLTAAFTGLQAVAPIMRAQGGGAVVNVASISGLGGDRGLVAYNAAKAGMINLTRTAALELAPAGIRVNAVCPGLIATPALARALGGAPEREERARAAVPVGRFGRREEVARAILFLASDDASYITGTTLVVDGGLTAGTGIPDFMSGS